ACGGTGAAGTACACTTCATTAAAATTGAGGCCTGAATCCAAATCGACGGCCCGCACGCTAACGAACCAGCGCCGGTCAGAACGGCGCTGCCAGATTCGGGGCCGGGTTACGGAAGGTGCGGTCGTATCAGGACGGATGACGTAGCGCCCGAATCCGTTAAGGCTGGCAACCATGGTGTTCCCTTCAATCCGCGTGCCGCTCACAACAACTTCGCGGTTGCGGCGCTCATCAACAAAATACAGCCCGTACTGCGTGTTACCGCGCAGGGAATCCGGCAGGGTAATCATCGCCTGAAAGGGTCTGCGCATGGGCACTTCGTCCGGTGAAATGCGGATGTACTCGCGTCCGTTTTCGGTGAAGCGCGTCGCGTGTACATAGGTTGTATCAAAGGCAGCGCCGGGGGGGAAGTGCAGGACCATGCGGTAGGCGGGGAAGCGCAGCGTGGTGCGGGTATCGCGTCTGATTTGGTGCAGACGAAAGCTGTGCGGACCCGTGTGAATGCGCACCGATTCCCCGTGCAGTTTTGCGGCCTGATTGGGCATGACATCGGTGTAGGTACGACGCATGGCGTGAAAGCTTCCTTCTTCCTGAATGCCAAAGGTTGTAGCCGGATTGCGCCGGGGGCGGATCCAGGATGAATTCCATTCGAAGGCCCGGTGCGGCTCAAAGCGGGACGCCCCGTTTACAAAGGGCTCCGGGACCGGCAACGGACTCGCTTTGAGAGAGAGCAATTGTTCCGGCGCTTCGAATCGCGGGCTTTGGGGTACATGGATGGTGAGCGTTGCAACCGAACGGTTCCCGCTGTAATCAAGGGCAACGATTTCAACATTATGCAGCCCGGGTTCGAGCCGGAGAAGCCCGTCGCCAAGGCTTCGGTCATAAAAGGGCAGGGTGTTGCCCGGTAAAATGTGGAGCCGCTGAAAGCCGCCGCGCCGCTGCAATAACAGCGGATAGACCCGGTCAATCAGCATTTGCCGCCCTTCCGCCATGGGAAAGCTGTCCACCCGCGAGTGAAAGAAAAGCGTTCCGTTTACGCGCATTTGCAGCTCGTACACCGCATATACATTCCTGCCATTGTCAGAGCGGTCGCTTGCGTTCACCGCCAGCCCTATGGTGCCTTCTGCGGTAACCCGGCCGAAGTCGAAGGTTCCGCCCCGGCGGGCAGGGGTTAGGGTTCGCAGGGTCTTGCCGCCGTTTACCAGGGCGTCGGCACTTTTGGGCAGCACTGCCAGGCCCGAAAAAGTTGGCGGAACCGAATCGGCGATGTCAATGCCGACAAGCTTGGGGTTGAAGGCGTCGTTCCAGGGAGAGCGCAGCTCGAAGTGAAGGTGTGGCG
This genomic stretch from Cyclonatronum proteinivorum harbors:
- a CDS encoding M23 family metallopeptidase, encoding MRKAFRRLSSGFFLLSALFVIPLQLPLQAQELRFPDFIDSTAVFMWPTNASDYFSATFAETRSAHFHAAADIGTWGREGFEVYATRDALLYRVGISPHGYGNVIYLQHDDGSFSVYAHLQDFEPGIRELVDSYRFQTYRHSFDKIVADYGIRFSQGDLIGISGSTGIGPPHLHFELRSPWNDAFNPKLVGIDIADSVPPTFSGLAVLPKSADALVNGGKTLRTLTPARRGGTFDFGRVTAEGTIGLAVNASDRSDNGRNVYAVYELQMRVNGTLFFHSRVDSFPMAEGRQMLIDRVYPLLLQRRGGFQRLHILPGNTLPFYDRSLGDGLLRLEPGLHNVEIVALDYSGNRSVATLTIHVPQSPRFEAPEQLLSLKASPLPVPEPFVNGASRFEPHRAFEWNSSWIRPRRNPATTFGIQEEGSFHAMRRTYTDVMPNQAAKLHGESVRIHTGPHSFRLHQIRRDTRTTLRFPAYRMVLHFPPGAAFDTTYVHATRFTENGREYIRISPDEVPMRRPFQAMITLPDSLRGNTQYGLYFVDERRNREVVVSGTRIEGNTMVASLNGFGRYVIRPDTTAPSVTRPRIWQRRSDRRWFVSVRAVDLDSGLNFNEVYFTVNGVRGIAEYDPFSHTLRYHHPEFTPKRGINTIFLRVPDHAGNITEQHFEINR